The DNA segment AAGAAGAGCTTTCTGCTCTTCCGGTGTCAATTCTTCAGTTTCGGCTGGAGTTGACTCAAGTTCAGGATCAAGCTTTTCTACTTCGGAATCTTTATATTCAGACTCGGCAGCGCTGTTCTCAGAAACATTAATTTCAGAATCTGATTCAGGAGTTACTGTCTTATGTGCACAACCGGCAAAAAGAATAAAAATAGCCAACAGCGCAACTAAACGAAATAATTTCGGGCTATTCACTGTCTGCTCCAACCTTGCGTTATATGTATTGTTTTTTTTCATAAATTATCTAGAAAAACTATAGATTCTAATTGTTTAATTAGGCAAAAAAGTCTCAAAGACCTAAAAATAATGATTTTTTACAGAAATTAATGATGATTATCAAACAATAGTAGAGCTATCCTAAAGTTTGAAGGTTTGCAATAGCAAAATAAAAGGACTAGATTGCCGGAAACGGCTCAACGACAAGGTTTTAAGGGCTTTTAAAAGTGTTTCAGGTACATACCTGAACAAATGAAATAGAAACCATTTTTCTCTAAATATTAAATCTTATTTTTTTGCCAATTAATACGGACGAATAAGGTAAACACAAATTTTTTGTTCATTTACCTTGATTAATCGGGTTAAAATCAGCGAGAACGCTCGCAACAGAAAGTGCTATAAAATAATATTTTTCAATATAAGGTATTTTTAATGAAAAACAGATCTCAAGAAGATGAGAACACCATCATTGTAGGGCGCAAGCCCGTTCAGGAGCTTCTTTTAAACGATCCTAAGAGCATTGACATGCTTTACGTGCAAAAAGGCCGTCAGGACAAAAATTTCGAACGAACCATTGAAAGATGTAAAAAATTCGGCATTAAATATAAAATTGCAGACAAAGAAGAATTAGCTCGTATTTTTACGGGAAATCACCAAGGGATGATTGCGAAAGTGGCCGCTCTTTCATTTGTCGACTTTGATGAATTGTTAGCAACACTCGCCGATGCACCTCTTCCCCTTCTGGTGGTCCTCGATCAGGTTCAAGATCCCGGAAATGTCGGAACGCTCGCCAGAACACTGTATTCACTCGGTGGAGCAGGAATAGTTGTGGCTCGCCACGGCGCCGCATTCCTCGGACCGGGAGCTGTTAAAGCTAGTGCCGGAGCGTTGACCAAGTTACCTATAGCCCGTGTATCCAATATATCTCAGGCTTTGGATAAAGCTCTTGATATGGGCATAAATGTCTACGGGGCCGGATTGGCTGACGATTCCAATCCTGTATATGACGTTAAACTCATGGGACCGGCCATACTGGTTCTCGGAAATGAGGAAAAAGGTATCAGGCTGGGTGTTGAAAAACGCTGTCAGGAACTGATTCACATCCCGTTCAAACGTGAGTTCGACTCTCTGAACGTCGCTCAAGCCGGTGCCATCCTCATCAGCGAATTTTGCAGAACTCTGGGCTGATCAAACCAACACTACTCAGATTAATTAAAAAGCCCTTGAAGACTAATTGCTTCAAGGGCTTTTTTGCGGAAAAATTTTATAATAATTATCGTATATAATTAGGCAGATTCAAAAAAATATTACGGGTAAAATCGATCATTTTATCCATAATCCACGGGAATGCGATCAAAAGAGCAATAAACATTGATACAATTTTCGGAACAAAAGTAAGAGTCATTTCCTGAATCTGAGTAGCGGCCTGAATTACACTGACAAAAATACCTACGACCAAACCGACGCCAAGCATTGGCAATGCCAGCGTAAGAGCCAATTCAATTGACTGTCTTGCGAATCCGATAACGAATTCAGGGGTCATAAATATCTCCGTGTATTAACAAATCCACTTTTAAGAAAAACTCTGACGGCTTAAGACAAACCAGTCCCTTCGTCACTGAAATGTATTAACAAGAGACCCTGTCAGCAAGGACCAGCCGTCTACCATAATAAACAAAAGAATCTTAAACGGCAGCGAAACCATCGCAGGCGGCAACATCATCATCCCCATTGCCAGCAGGATACTTGCTATAACCATATCAAGAATCAAGAATGGAACATAAATCAAAAATCCAA comes from the Maridesulfovibrio ferrireducens genome and includes:
- the fliQ gene encoding flagellar biosynthesis protein FliQ; this translates as MTPEFVIGFARQSIELALTLALPMLGVGLVVGIFVSVIQAATQIQEMTLTFVPKIVSMFIALLIAFPWIMDKMIDFTRNIFLNLPNYIR
- the rlmB gene encoding 23S rRNA (guanosine(2251)-2'-O)-methyltransferase RlmB: MKNRSQEDENTIIVGRKPVQELLLNDPKSIDMLYVQKGRQDKNFERTIERCKKFGIKYKIADKEELARIFTGNHQGMIAKVAALSFVDFDELLATLADAPLPLLVVLDQVQDPGNVGTLARTLYSLGGAGIVVARHGAAFLGPGAVKASAGALTKLPIARVSNISQALDKALDMGINVYGAGLADDSNPVYDVKLMGPAILVLGNEEKGIRLGVEKRCQELIHIPFKREFDSLNVAQAGAILISEFCRTLG